The genome window TGGATGCGGTGGCGCTTATCCACCCTACGATTTGCTACGAGATTATCCAGTTATTGGTGGATGCGCTGGCGCTTATCCACCCTACGGTTACTACGGTTGCTTAATAAATTCGGCCGGCCCGGTAATGGAGCGGTCCACGTGGGATTCTGCGGCCAGGTGCATGACCGCATCGAACCGGTGTTTGTCAAACAGGCCGGCCAGGGCCGATGGGTCGCAGATATCGATCTGCTCAAACACGTGTCCGGGGCTTTCCATGACATCGGCCAGGGAATCGAGGTTACCGGCATAGGTGAGCTTGTCCACGTTGATCACGCGGCAGCTTGTGCGGCCGATCAAGTAGCGGACTAAGGCTGA of Desulfobacterales bacterium contains these proteins:
- a CDS encoding GDP-mannose 4,6-dehydratase; protein product: MNILITGGAGFIGSALVRYLIGRTSCRVINVDKLTYAGNLDSLADVMESPGHVFEQIDICDPSALAGLFDKHRFDAVMHLAAESHVDRSITGPAEFIKQP